GCTCCATATCTTTTGAGCAGGATATCATAAGTATGCTAATTGTTAATAAACCAATAACTATTTTTTTCATAATAATGGATTTAAAAAGGAAATTTAACTGAAGCTTGAATACCTGACCCATTTTGAGGTTCGACCAGTCCAGATACTTGTTTGCTTACAAAAATTGAGGGCATAAAACTTTCGATAGACATATGCATTTTATCGGGATTACCTATTGTTACACCACCAGACAGATACATCATAACCAGCCATTTATTAGGAGATGAGAATTTAGATGATACATCTGTTTCGTAAACTTCCATATCGTTGTTGTAAAAAACTACATTGTCGTGAGTGTTTAACAAATAACTGATTTCTGTCCCTCCTTTTACATAAAATTTCATGCCAAACAAATCGAACAAATTGCGTTTAATTTCAAAAGGAAGCCCTATGTAATTAGAGTTTCTAACAACTTTTTTAACCTTTAAATATTCAGTGGTTGTGCCTTCTTGTTTGTTTAGTAGATAGAAAAAACTTGTGTTATCATCATTACCTCCTGATTTACTTAAAATGCTGTTTGACTGTGAAAATCTTACTCCTAAAACCAAACTAAACTTCTTATTTGCAGGCTTGAACTCTGTTTTTGTTCCAACATGCCATTTTTGATAAGAAAGATTAAGTAAATGATCGCTTTCGTTAATCCCATAGGTAGAAACATCAACACTTCCTCTGATAAAGCCGTACTGTTTTGATTCGCAGCTATGAATGCTGAATCCTGATTCCGCTTCGATGAATAGTTTTGCTGAATCCTGAGCAAAAACAATTCGAGGATTAACCAAAAATAGAAATATCAAAAGCAAGGGAGGAATAAGTCTTTTCATAATTAAAAGTAGATTAATTGTTTATACTTCATTTGTAATTATCGTAACTTCATAATTTCTAATACCCATTGATGAAATTTTTCATATTTGGGTTGCTTCATGTTTTCCGGCAGGCATTTTATTGGAACCTCTATAAATGTAAATTTCTTAATTGTTTCAAATTTTCAAAATCCTCATCCCAACAAATCGGGACTGTGGTTTTAAATTTCTTAGGTCTCGAACTTTGCTATTTTTAGAAGTTCTCTTTAGAAAAAGGCTCTCAAATACTATTTTTTCTTTTTCTTGATAGAAGAACAATTCAATTTCAAATGATTAAAATATTATTAATCTGGGCTTTACTAATAGAATTCCAATTTTGATTCTATTTTTTTTCTTAATGAAAAAGTAACAATTTCTCTAGTGTCATGTCAAGCATAATCTTTCAGCCCAAGTTTTGTTCTTCTCCAGTTTTGCTTTGTAAAAAAAAGACTCACTTAGCTAAGGCTATGCTTACTTTTTTTTATTTCGTAAAACAGAAAAATAACTGCAACTTAACCGAAACTTTATGCTTGACATGACACTAGTTAATGGAATAAGTACCAAGGTCTAATATTTTTGTCAAAATTATTTTGGTTGGAGAATCTTATGCAAATCAAAATCTTATTAATAAGTTTGCTCTAACTTATGATGCTATGGTGGCATCAAATTATTTGGGAAACAATACTTTTCGAAAATCCTGATCATGGGCTTAACTATGTAGGTAATAAGCCCTCAAATAATTTTCGTAAAACTATCTTTTGATTACTGAATTACAAACACATATGAAAAAACTATTTAGTTAAAGGGGGGGCTTTACTCAAAAGGAGGATTGAGAAATTAGTATTATCCCTAAGATATTAAAACAAAAAAGGCTCTGAGAGAAGAGCCTTTATTTTTAAATATGTTGTTATTTAATTTCTATTCAACAACTTTTATCCAGCCAAATTTGTCGGGCTCGTCGCCATTTTGAATAGCTTGTAATTTTTCGAAAAGTTTAATTGAAACCGGTCCAGGTTTTCCATCTGTCGAGTATTCGTAAACTTTAGCAGTATCATTGTCAATAATTTTTCCTATTGGGCTAATTACTGCTGCAGTACCGCAAGCTCCGGCTTCTTCAAAAGTAGCAAGTTCATCAATTTCAACTGGTCTTCTTTCAGTTTTTAGCCCTATCTCTTCGGCAAGTTGTATTAGGCTTTTGTTTGTAATCGAAGGTAAAATTGAATCGGATTTTGGTGTTATGTATGTATTGTTTTTTATGCCAAAAAAGTTTGCCGGCCCGCATTCGTCAATATATTTATGATGTTTCGAGTCTAAAAACAAAACTGAAGCAAAACCTTCTTTATGTGCCATATGCATTGCACGCAGGCTTGCCGCATAGTTACCACCTACTTTTATGCTCCCGGTTCCTTGTGGAGCAGCTCTGTCGAACTGGCGGGTTACTAACATATTTACAGGTTTGAAACCTTCCTTAAAGTAAGGTCCCACTGGTGTTACAAAAACTATAAAAGCATATTCTTTTGCAGGCTGAACTCCAACTTGTGGACCTGAGCCAAACAAAACAGGACGAATATATAATGAAGCTCCTGAGCCATATGGTGGCACAAATCGTTTGTTCATTTGAATGGCTTTAGTTACAGCTGCCTCAAATATCTCATCAGGCAATTCCGCCATCATAATTCCTCTCGACGAAGCCTGCATTCTGTGAGCATTGTCTTGCCATCTGAACATACGAATTTTACCATCTTTGCCCATAAATGCTTTCATGCCCTCGAAGGATTCCTGCCCGTAATGCAAACAGGTTGCAGCAATATGTATGTCAACGTGCTCGGAAGATGAAATTTCTAATTCGCCCCATTTGCCATCGCGAAAATAGCAGCGTACATTATAATCTGTTTTTAAGTATCCGAAAGGGAGTTCTCCCCATTTAATATTTTCCATATTATAGTTTTTAATACATTTTTAATTCTCCAAAATTAAATAATATTCCTGTAATCAACAAATTTCCTAATCGCCAAAAATCTTTAATACTGAAACAATTTTGCTCGAAATTGTTTGTCAAAAAATAAAAGTTATTCTGCTATGATTCAGGATGATATATTGGGTTTTTGCTAATTCAATTATTTATTACCTTTGCGGCCTGAGAAATTAAAATGAAATTATTTTGAAAGAAGAAGATTTGTTAAATGGGAAACGGTTGTATTATAGTTTTTTGGCAGGAGCCAAGCAAATTTTCAATCATCAAAAATATTTGAATAAAATCAATGTTTTTCCGGTTTCTGATGCCGATACTGGAACAAATATGGCATCGACAATGCAATCTATAATTGATACTGAAATTCC
This window of the Bacteroidota bacterium genome carries:
- a CDS encoding branched-chain amino acid aminotransferase — translated: MENIKWGELPFGYLKTDYNVRCYFRDGKWGELEISSSEHVDIHIAATCLHYGQESFEGMKAFMGKDGKIRMFRWQDNAHRMQASSRGIMMAELPDEIFEAAVTKAIQMNKRFVPPYGSGASLYIRPVLFGSGPQVGVQPAKEYAFIVFVTPVGPYFKEGFKPVNMLVTRQFDRAAPQGTGSIKVGGNYAASLRAMHMAHKEGFASVLFLDSKHHKYIDECGPANFFGIKNNTYITPKSDSILPSITNKSLIQLAEEIGLKTERRPVEIDELATFEEAGACGTAAVISPIGKIIDNDTAKVYEYSTDGKPGPVSIKLFEKLQAIQNGDEPDKFGWIKVVE